Below is a window of Syntrophomonas wolfei subsp. wolfei str. Goettingen G311 DNA.
GCCATTACTGTTTTTGACCGATACCAGGCGAATATAAGGCCGGTTGAAGTTTCCGGCTTCCTTAATGCTGTCTACTACAATTTCTTTCACCAATTTTTTTTGATAAGCATCTACCGGTCCCAGGCAATACATCAGATTATAGGTTTCCACATGGGTGGCGGAATAGCGTAAAGTGCAAAGGGGATTTAACGATGCAATAGCTTCCTTGGCTTTATCGGTTCTATCCACACTTTGCGGTTCATCTATAATTACAATGGGGTTGGTCTGCTGGATAAATTCAATCGGTCTGCGCCCATTCATACGGTCGTGCTCGCGGTGGATGATATTAGCTTTATCAGGTTTATTGGGGTCCACAAAGCTTTTACGGAAGGCATCAATATTAATAACCATAATCTGAATATTGGAACTGGTAGCAAAGGTTCTTAACTGGCCCAGCTTGGAGGAATCGTAGATAAAATAATCACAGTTGGCGCCTTCATAGAGGCTCTTAAAATGCTCCTCCATAATCTCCAGGGATTTATTAACCCCTTCACGGATAGCTACTGAAGGAACCACAATAATAAATTTGGTAAATCCGTAAAGCTTATTAAGCTCATAGATAGTACGAATATAAACATAGGTTTTACCGGTACCGGTCTCCATCTCTACGGTAAAATTGCGCCCCTGGATATCAGTGCTTTTAGGTAAGCCGTTGCGCAGTTGGATGCGATTAATGTTTTCCAGCAGTTCGTCATCCAACAGGTCCAGTTTATTAGCGTAACCAAGTTCGGTCTGATAACCTAATTCACCCTGAGCGCTACTGCCCATGGTGGAAGCAACCGAGAAATTAGCCTGTTTTACTGCCTGACCTTGAAAGATGTCGCTTATTGAGGCAACGGCATCCAACTGGAATTGTTGGTCGGAAACAAATTTTAGTTTCATCACCTATCACCTCGCTATATGGTCCGGAAGTCTTCAATGCCGAATTTCTTTAATAGCTGCACGGCATTAGTTTTGACATTATCATCGGCAAAACCGGAGTCCCGGAAAACTACCCGGGCTATTTCCTGGCCGGATTGTTTCATAGCGCCAATAGCTTCAATAACGTCAAGGGTTAGACCATCTTCCAGACAGACAATCATATAGCCCAAGCCAACGGAATAAGCAGTCTTGCCTTTTATCTGAATTTCTTCCAGCGGTATGGTCAGGTCTATGCCGTATATCAGCATAATCTCATACAGCATATCCTCCTGGGTACGGTCTTCTTTAATGGGGTCAACCATGCCTTTAAGGGTTCCTTCCAGTTCTTCAACATCCGGGTCCCATGCCTTGAGATTTGAAGTATCCAGCTTGAATACCTTAAAGCCTATATCCAGGTTTTCAATGCCTTCTTTGTCCTTGTATTCTTCTTTTAAGTTTTCACCGGCGCGGCGAATACGTTCTTTGCCGATTTCACAGATGTTTGGGAAACCAGCTTTGTAAGCTTCAGAGTCTTCGTTGCAAGGTTCTGGTAATTGTACCATTACAAACTTGCGGTTACCATCGTCTTGAGAGTTGAGTTTCATCACAGCATGGGCTGTGGTGGAAGATCCTGAAAAAAAATCTAAAACTATGGAGTCTTTGTTTGTACTAATATTTAATATTTGTTTAATAAGGCGAGTAGGTTTAGGAGTATCAAAAGGAGGTTCACTAAAAAGTTGTTTGATTTCCTTTCTGGCTTCATCATTATGCCCACATTCATCATAAGACCAATATGTAATCGGAACTACTCCTTGTTGTACTTCATTTAAATAACGCTTAAGTTGTGGCGCTCCGTTACCCGTTTGCCCAAAAAACACTCTCCCTTCTTTAATCCACTTATCTATAGTGTTCTTATTAGTGACCCAACACCTTCCTTTGGGAGGATTATATTCAACCCCCGTTGTTGGGTTTATAATCGTAAAATCATATTCTTTTGAGTAAGTCTTTACCGATAAATTATCTGGGCGCCATGGACCATATCCATCATTACTGTCATATTTATATAACGAATTTTGTTTATCTGTCCTGGGTAACAAATTACGAACAAAATTTTCGCTTTTTCTGTAAACAAGTATATAATCTAGAACACTAGAAAACCCCTTTGAATCGTTAGCAGATGCATAATTCTTATGCCAAGCTATGCAAGCAATAAAATTCTCTTCTCCGAAAACCTCATTACAAATCTTTTTTAGGTTATCCAACTCAGTGTCATCAATGCTTATGAAAATAGCTCCATCATCACTTAATAAATTCTTAGCCAATCTTAATCTAGGATACATCATATTTAACCATTCTGAATGATAACGTCCTGCCGTAGCGGGGTTTGCTTTCATTGATTGTTCCGTTTTTTCCTTATAGCTTTTCACATTATCCTTATAATCATCTTTATAGATAAAATCATTCCCAGTATTATAAGGCGGGTCTATGTATATCATCTTTACTTTCCGATGATAAGCCTTCTGCAATAGCCGCAATACCTCCAGGTTATCACCTTCTATGTAAAGGTTTTTGGTGGTATCCCAATCCTTACTTGATTCTTTATCAGGGCGTAGTGTTCCCGTGGATTGCTGCTGGGACAACCGAATACAGTCGCTCTTACCCGGCCAGGTGAACTCATATTTCTCTTTGCCAGTATCAACTTCATCACCGAGCAGGAGCCGAAGCCGGTCAAAATCAATTTTCCCTTCGGTTATGACCTCGGGGAAAAGCTTCTTGAGTTCATCAATGTTGTGTTGAACTAAATCCATGGTCTTACCATCAAGTTTGTTCATTCTTGTTTAGCACACCTCGCTTAATTGAGTTATTAAAGCATCCAGCTGCTGCTGGAGCTGTTGAATCTGTACATGATGTTGCATTTTGTGGGCGAAAGAAGTAACCCGTTTCATAGCGGTGTTCAGGGTGTTAATGGTTTTTTCCAGTTTATCTATCTTATCCAGCATTTCTTGGACCTCATTTACATCAACTTCGGGTGAAGGATATACTCCAATCAAATCAATCACCCCGGTAAGGTAGATGCGGTTGTCGAGAGCCAGGTAAAGCCGGTATAAATTATCGAAAGGCAATGTCTTTAAGGCCAGACTGTCCAAAAAAGCCTTTTGTACCGGCAGCGGGTAAATAGGGTCTACCCAGGGGGAAATGTTAATATCACCCAATACAATAGATGTTGGATCGTTTTTGTTTAACCTTTTCAGGGCGGTGCTGAAACGAACCTGCTGCCGGTAGCAGAAAATAATAAGCAGTGGATAAGGAATAGCGGTATGAATAATATGGGCTACCTTTCCCTCCTGGCCCTTATTCTTTAATTCTACCAATAAATAAGCGATATCACTAATGTTGTATTCTTCGTTTACGAACGGAGCAACCCGCAGGGAATCACTGTTGAGTATTGCTACGACTTGTACTAACTGGATCTCATTAACAAAGGTTTTAATGTCTCTTTTGCTTAATTCAGCATTGCGATAAAATGTATTTTTAGGCATACGTCTTTGCATACGGGCTTTAGGGGGCAGGTTGAATATTTCCATCAAGGTTTTAAGCATTTCATCACCTTACAATTAAGAAACTAATCAACTCAAAATCATCCAGGCCATGCAATTGCTCATCAAGTATTCTGGTTCCTCCCAGGGTAAACAATGATTCTATGCCCTTTTCCTCTTTGATGCCGATAATACTGTTAACCGCGGTTTCCAGTAAATGCGAATACTTATGCATGTTGGCACCATCGCCAGTTTCACTATTAAAAGTGTCACATAGTTCCTTATATATATCCTGCTCTCCGGCACATAGTCCCTTGTAGATATCCAGGATTTTCTTAGGCTGGGTATGGGCATAACGGATGGTACCCTCATCACCGATATAGACCAGATAATAGGGATGCAGGGAATTGGCCTGCCGCTCCCGGTCGCTGCTGTCGGTTTGCTTAAGGCAGAATAGGATTCCAGGGATTGCCTCTTCTTGTAGTTTGGGTTTGATTGGTACCAGGGCATGGAGGCCGGTGGGGGCCTTTTCTAATCTTCCGGGGTTGGTATTCATAAAGCGAATTAAATCCATGCGGAAATCATCCAGGGTTAAATCAGTGATAGATATGCCTCCGGATAAATCCTCCATGTCCAGGATCTGATTCTGCAGCTGCTGTAGCTGTTGGCGGCGGTACTCCAAATCATTCATCAGGTCTTTCTCGCTAAATTTAATCAGATTCTCTTCACCGGTAGCAGAGACGTCCATCAGCACCATGCGATTTGAAACCCGCGCCTCCAAATTTATATACTCGTCCAATTCAACATTTGGCCAGAAGTTAATCAGTTGGACTTTATCGTTTTGGGAACCCAGGCGATCTATGCGGCCAAAGCGCTGGATGATACGAACCGGATTCCAGTGAATATCGTAATTAAGCAGATAATCACAATCCTGCAGGTTTTGTCCCTCAGAGATGCAGTCGGTAGCAATTAGTATATCTATTTCATCCACC
It encodes the following:
- a CDS encoding DUF4391 domain-containing protein codes for the protein MLKTLMEIFNLPPKARMQRRMPKNTFYRNAELSKRDIKTFVNEIQLVQVVAILNSDSLRVAPFVNEEYNISDIAYLLVELKNKGQEGKVAHIIHTAIPYPLLIIFCYRQQVRFSTALKRLNKNDPTSIVLGDINISPWVDPIYPLPVQKAFLDSLALKTLPFDNLYRLYLALDNRIYLTGVIDLIGVYPSPEVDVNEVQEMLDKIDKLEKTINTLNTAMKRVTSFAHKMQHHVQIQQLQQQLDALITQLSEVC
- a CDS encoding site-specific DNA-methyltransferase, with product MNKLDGKTMDLVQHNIDELKKLFPEVITEGKIDFDRLRLLLGDEVDTGKEKYEFTWPGKSDCIRLSQQQSTGTLRPDKESSKDWDTTKNLYIEGDNLEVLRLLQKAYHRKVKMIYIDPPYNTGNDFIYKDDYKDNVKSYKEKTEQSMKANPATAGRYHSEWLNMMYPRLRLAKNLLSDDGAIFISIDDTELDNLKKICNEVFGEENFIACIAWHKNYASANDSKGFSSVLDYILVYRKSENFVRNLLPRTDKQNSLYKYDSNDGYGPWRPDNLSVKTYSKEYDFTIINPTTGVEYNPPKGRCWVTNKNTIDKWIKEGRVFFGQTGNGAPQLKRYLNEVQQGVVPITYWSYDECGHNDEARKEIKQLFSEPPFDTPKPTRLIKQILNISTNKDSIVLDFFSGSSTTAHAVMKLNSQDDGNRKFVMVQLPEPCNEDSEAYKAGFPNICEIGKERIRRAGENLKEEYKDKEGIENLDIGFKVFKLDTSNLKAWDPDVEELEGTLKGMVDPIKEDRTQEDMLYEIMLIYGIDLTIPLEEIQIKGKTAYSVGLGYMIVCLEDGLTLDVIEAIGAMKQSGQEIARVVFRDSGFADDNVKTNAVQLLKKFGIEDFRTI